Proteins from a genomic interval of Sphingobacterium lactis:
- a CDS encoding SusC/RagA family TonB-linked outer membrane protein translates to MGFRSITSCTGKWGKRVKNLSWQWALIPLLALSSGTVFGQQRNISGSVRGDDNKPLSGATVRVAKSGQSTTTDARGNFSLPVSTGDRLIITYVGYQGQEIVVGDGATVVVEMPTDNTTLEDVVVVGYGTQKKATLTGAVSSVTNKEMTVTKNENVINMLTGKLPGVRITQQTGQPGAFESNIDIRGMGEPLIVVDGIPRDKDYFSRMDATEIESVSVLKDASAAVYGVRAANGVLLVTTKRGTSGEAFEIGYSFNQGFQQFLYVPNTVGAADFMTLKNEQLWRNFNNNYPNRLPPTWSEQDIAAYLDGTKKSYNYLDAAFDKTSPQQQHNLSLNGGSEKVNYFFNLGYMDQMGSYKSKSLNYNRYNLRSNVDVKITDRLKASVDLGGYADETNQPRTDIWAVYKQAWRQRPDKPIYANDNPLYPNFDMIDNENPVVVTDADQTGYRKFLRKQFNGILSLEYKIPYVDGLTAKGTYNYDFKYADNTDYKRSYFLYSHTPAVLGQNGEVVTPEKYNAHEKNSPSTVRRTSYPDYHTLMQFSLNYNKSFLDKHNLSALLLFVEEYNKWDSFYAQREIKVNSEYLFAGEAKNQLADMEGVGERTARGLVGKFNYDFKGKYLAEFSFRYDGSSKFPKDKRWGFFPGASVGWRISEENFIKDNVTFIDNLKIRASYGKLGDDRSAGNYPSTFVGYALDPFNLGWIFGEDLVSGALPTAIPNPNLTWYTSRTANLGLDVDLWNGKFGMTFDYFDRRRDGLLATRLDLVPGTVGANLPQENLESDRTFGYEVSLTHRNRINAFNYFVSGQVSTTKNQFMDRIESRAGNSYDQWRNRYADRYKDIWWGKEYDSQFTSYEQIYNHPTQVGSGTLPGDYYYKDWNGDGFVNGADDHPIATFNMPLINYGLSIGGSWKGVDLAMNFQGASKVYAQYIEVLAAPLQFEGGALEQFLDRWRPVDPNADLFNPNTEWVSGYYPSTGSAMAEGSRSIEDASYIRLKTLEIGYTFPTEWLQSLKVKSLRIYASGYNLMTWTGMKYTDPEHPGSAGGSSSHMVDTYKYPLNKTYNIGASIKF, encoded by the coding sequence ATGGGATTTAGAAGTATCACTTCTTGCACCGGCAAATGGGGCAAGCGAGTAAAAAACCTATCCTGGCAATGGGCGCTCATTCCACTATTGGCGCTATCCTCGGGGACTGTCTTTGGACAGCAGCGGAATATTTCCGGCTCAGTACGTGGGGATGATAACAAACCGCTTTCTGGAGCGACCGTTCGGGTAGCAAAAAGTGGACAGAGCACCACGACCGATGCGCGAGGTAATTTCAGCCTTCCTGTGTCGACAGGAGATCGCCTGATCATTACCTACGTCGGGTATCAGGGACAGGAAATTGTTGTTGGCGATGGAGCCACCGTGGTGGTGGAAATGCCAACAGATAATACCACGCTGGAAGATGTGGTTGTCGTAGGTTACGGCACGCAGAAAAAGGCGACTTTGACAGGAGCCGTATCATCGGTCACCAATAAGGAAATGACGGTTACCAAAAATGAGAACGTCATCAATATGCTGACGGGAAAACTTCCCGGCGTGCGCATTACCCAACAGACCGGACAACCGGGAGCATTTGAATCAAATATCGACATCCGTGGTATGGGCGAGCCCTTGATCGTGGTCGATGGAATTCCACGGGATAAGGATTATTTCTCCAGGATGGATGCTACCGAAATTGAAAGTGTATCCGTATTGAAAGATGCATCTGCTGCGGTTTACGGTGTGCGTGCTGCCAATGGTGTGCTCTTGGTCACAACAAAACGGGGAACATCAGGAGAGGCCTTTGAAATCGGTTATTCCTTTAATCAAGGTTTCCAACAGTTTCTTTATGTGCCGAATACAGTAGGTGCTGCGGATTTCATGACCCTCAAGAATGAACAATTGTGGCGAAACTTCAACAACAATTATCCCAACCGTCTACCGCCAACCTGGTCCGAGCAGGACATCGCGGCTTATTTGGACGGCACGAAAAAATCATACAATTACTTGGATGCGGCATTCGACAAGACATCGCCGCAACAGCAACATAACCTGAGCCTGAATGGTGGATCCGAAAAGGTCAATTATTTCTTCAACTTAGGATACATGGATCAAATGGGGTCCTACAAGAGCAAGAGCTTAAATTATAACCGATATAACCTCCGGTCCAATGTGGACGTAAAGATCACGGATCGGTTAAAGGCTTCAGTTGATCTCGGTGGATACGCGGACGAAACTAACCAACCCCGCACAGATATTTGGGCGGTGTATAAACAAGCATGGCGTCAGCGACCGGATAAACCGATCTATGCCAATGATAACCCCTTGTATCCAAACTTCGACATGATCGACAACGAGAACCCAGTGGTGGTTACGGATGCCGACCAAACCGGTTATCGGAAGTTCTTGCGCAAGCAATTCAATGGTATACTATCCCTGGAATATAAAATTCCGTATGTGGATGGCCTAACGGCAAAGGGAACCTATAACTATGACTTTAAATATGCCGACAATACGGATTATAAACGCTCGTATTTCCTCTACAGCCATACCCCAGCGGTATTGGGCCAGAACGGCGAGGTAGTCACTCCGGAGAAGTACAATGCACATGAGAAGAACTCACCTTCCACCGTGCGGAGGACGTCCTATCCGGATTACCATACCTTGATGCAATTCTCCCTGAACTACAACAAGAGCTTCCTGGATAAACATAACCTATCCGCTCTATTATTATTTGTTGAGGAATACAACAAATGGGATAGTTTCTATGCCCAACGGGAGATCAAGGTGAATTCGGAATACCTGTTTGCCGGGGAGGCCAAAAATCAGCTTGCAGATATGGAAGGTGTTGGCGAGCGAACCGCGCGTGGTCTCGTTGGAAAATTCAACTATGATTTCAAGGGAAAATACCTGGCGGAGTTCAGTTTCCGTTATGATGGATCATCCAAATTCCCGAAAGACAAGCGATGGGGTTTCTTCCCTGGGGCTTCCGTGGGCTGGCGTATTTCCGAGGAAAACTTCATCAAGGATAACGTGACGTTTATCGATAACCTGAAAATCCGTGCGTCCTATGGTAAGCTCGGGGATGACCGTTCTGCTGGAAACTATCCTTCAACTTTTGTAGGCTATGCACTGGATCCATTCAACTTGGGTTGGATCTTCGGGGAGGATCTGGTAAGCGGAGCTTTGCCAACGGCAATTCCTAATCCGAACCTGACTTGGTATACGTCTAGAACTGCCAATCTTGGTTTGGATGTGGATCTATGGAATGGCAAATTCGGCATGACTTTCGATTATTTCGACCGCCGTCGTGACGGTCTCTTGGCGACACGTCTGGACCTGGTACCGGGAACAGTTGGGGCCAACCTGCCACAGGAAAACCTGGAAAGCGACCGGACCTTTGGTTATGAGGTTTCCCTAACGCATCGCAACCGCATCAATGCTTTTAATTATTTCGTGTCCGGTCAGGTATCGACGACGAAAAATCAATTTATGGACCGTATCGAATCACGCGCCGGTAACTCCTACGATCAATGGCGGAACCGCTATGCAGACCGTTACAAGGATATCTGGTGGGGCAAGGAATACGACAGCCAATTTACTTCGTACGAGCAGATCTACAATCACCCAACACAGGTGGGCAGCGGAACCCTGCCGGGAGACTACTACTATAAAGACTGGAATGGCGATGGCTTCGTGAATGGTGCTGATGACCATCCGATTGCCACGTTCAATATGCCGTTGATTAATTATGGGTTGAGTATTGGAGGTTCTTGGAAAGGAGTGGATTTAGCCATGAATTTCCAAGGTGCTTCCAAGGTATATGCCCAATATATTGAGGTATTAGCTGCACCATTGCAATTTGAAGGTGGCGCTTTGGAGCAGTTTCTGGATCGCTGGAGACCTGTAGATCCGAATGCGGATTTGTTCAATCCGAATACGGAGTGGGTTTCGGGTTATTATCCCTCTACAGGCTCTGCGATGGCAGAAGGAAGTCGGTCCATCGAGGATGCATCCTATATCCGCTTGAAGACGCTGGAGATAGGATACACCTTCCCGACGGAGTGGTTACAGTCTCTAAAGGTGAAGAGCTTACGAATCTACGCCAGTGGCTATAACCTGATGACCTGGACAGGTATGAAATATACCGATCCGGAACATCCGGGTTCCGCGGGAGGATCCTCCTCGCATATGGTGGATACTTATAAATATCCATTGAACAAAACCTACAACATTGGAGCATCGATTAAATTCTAA
- a CDS encoding RagB/SusD family nutrient uptake outer membrane protein → MKSTIIKILSVLLLVSAASCRKLDLEPLGVLDEKALFGNEDGARKFVSAIYGHLPIEDFVYHPERGFRWDNYWQNHEALTAMSGEMTGQFWGVVGAQGFGYWPYDRIRNINTFIVGLPTYKDNFAEDRYNNILGEAHFLRAFFYFSLVKRYGGVPIVKDVQDPTADKESLLVPRNKESEVYRFIQEDLQFAIDNMSETSEKGRANKYVAAALLSRAMLYAGSIAKYGSYANLGGEAASKGFAGIAREEAEWFYQKAFDASTVVMNGPYSLYNKKPNDKEANYVDLFLDADSPEDIFIKQYDITAPYGTRLKHSYDANFLPSPSLAAEVESGAYPVLDLVELFGALPITDAEGKPIRYTNRKDLYAGLEPRMRAIVYFSGMELREGSERMAFDMQRGLYLTFPGKASDAQMGSTNAPINSQANRILAGPKNAQYDYKGTKINITGEHGMWKDGHANNTRTGFYVRKYINYKISSKDVRLYNSTQPWKTIRLAEIILNKAEAAYELGLITNNDALKAEAFTYIARIRERAGATPKTFNAAAGNINKYGYPLDENLQFIREERYRELCFENHHWWDMRRWRTADVELNNFVPNCLMPYLVLDEMKYNAQGQRINSYIFLKEKEPWNKTFNFEKKWYYEPLPGGELNKNPNLYPQNPIY, encoded by the coding sequence ATGAAATCAACAATCATCAAGATATTATCAGTCCTTCTGCTTGTGAGCGCCGCTTCCTGCAGGAAACTGGATCTGGAGCCTTTGGGCGTATTGGATGAAAAGGCCCTGTTCGGAAATGAGGACGGCGCCCGGAAATTTGTTTCCGCCATCTATGGGCACCTCCCGATCGAGGACTTTGTATACCACCCGGAGCGCGGATTCCGTTGGGATAACTATTGGCAGAACCACGAAGCCCTAACGGCGATGTCCGGCGAAATGACCGGACAGTTCTGGGGCGTGGTCGGCGCTCAGGGCTTCGGCTATTGGCCATACGATCGGATCAGGAACATCAATACCTTTATCGTCGGATTACCGACCTATAAGGATAATTTTGCGGAAGACCGTTACAACAACATCCTAGGGGAAGCTCATTTCCTACGTGCGTTTTTCTACTTTTCGTTGGTAAAGCGCTACGGCGGAGTGCCTATCGTAAAGGATGTTCAGGACCCAACGGCCGATAAAGAATCGTTATTGGTGCCGCGGAACAAGGAGTCTGAAGTGTACCGTTTCATTCAGGAAGACCTGCAGTTTGCGATCGACAATATGAGCGAAACCAGCGAAAAGGGGCGTGCCAACAAATATGTGGCAGCAGCGCTGCTATCCCGTGCCATGCTCTATGCCGGCAGTATCGCCAAATACGGTTCCTATGCAAATTTAGGCGGGGAAGCAGCGAGCAAAGGCTTTGCAGGAATCGCAAGGGAAGAGGCTGAGTGGTTCTACCAAAAAGCATTTGATGCCTCAACGGTCGTGATGAACGGGCCATACTCCCTATATAACAAGAAACCGAATGATAAGGAAGCAAATTATGTGGATTTGTTTCTGGATGCGGACAGTCCGGAAGATATCTTTATCAAGCAATATGACATTACTGCGCCTTATGGAACGCGGTTAAAGCACAGTTACGATGCGAACTTTCTCCCGAGCCCAAGTTTAGCGGCCGAGGTGGAATCCGGCGCCTATCCGGTTCTGGATCTGGTGGAGCTTTTTGGCGCTTTACCGATTACGGACGCAGAGGGGAAACCTATCCGCTACACCAACCGGAAAGACCTATACGCTGGCTTGGAGCCACGTATGCGTGCCATCGTGTACTTCTCGGGAATGGAACTTCGGGAAGGATCGGAACGTATGGCTTTTGATATGCAACGCGGACTTTACTTGACTTTTCCTGGAAAAGCAAGTGATGCGCAGATGGGATCCACCAATGCGCCGATCAACAGCCAGGCCAACCGTATCCTTGCCGGTCCGAAGAACGCGCAGTACGATTATAAGGGAACCAAGATCAATATCACGGGAGAGCATGGGATGTGGAAAGATGGCCATGCCAACAACACCAGAACGGGTTTCTATGTGCGCAAGTACATCAATTATAAAATCTCCAGTAAGGATGTCCGTCTTTACAACAGTACCCAACCGTGGAAGACCATCCGTTTAGCGGAAATTATCCTGAACAAGGCTGAAGCTGCGTATGAGCTGGGCTTGATCACGAACAATGATGCACTGAAAGCCGAGGCCTTCACCTATATCGCACGGATCCGGGAGCGTGCAGGCGCGACGCCGAAAACGTTTAACGCCGCTGCGGGCAACATCAATAAATATGGCTATCCATTGGATGAGAATCTTCAGTTTATCCGGGAGGAACGCTATAGGGAATTGTGCTTCGAGAACCACCATTGGTGGGATATGCGCCGCTGGCGGACCGCCGATGTGGAGCTGAACAATTTTGTGCCAAACTGTTTGATGCCTTACTTGGTATTGGATGAAATGAAGTACAATGCCCAAGGGCAGCGCATCAATTCGTACATCTTCCTGAAAGAAAAAGAACCGTGGAACAAGACGTTCAACTTTGAGAAGAAATGGTATTATGAGCCACTTCCAGGGGGCGAGCTGAACAAGAATCCGAACCTATATCCACAGAACCCAATTTATTAA
- a CDS encoding DUF3823 domain-containing protein, producing the protein MKKLILLFAAAPLLWFSSCAKIDNYNAPDATLRGTIIDETTNAPLLTGPGEFVIRMLETSWGENPAPQDLPVKQDGTYANTKLFNATYSLQPYGGAFWPVDPTADFVLNGSGTQDFTVKPYLKVTNVKWEVKADKTLSVSCTLEAPQTQGLPQVIEVRPFLSLTPYCGAGSRIDGYYKDEFRVLINKNWDEIGNMQTGKGNETYTINGMPLKSGYTYFFRMGAKVRDTFEKFNYSEVVTIKVP; encoded by the coding sequence ATGAAAAAGCTAATTCTATTATTTGCCGCTGCACCGCTTCTATGGTTCAGTTCATGTGCAAAGATCGATAATTATAACGCACCGGATGCGACCCTGCGGGGAACCATCATCGATGAGACCACCAATGCCCCGCTATTGACAGGACCGGGTGAATTTGTGATCCGGATGCTGGAAACCAGTTGGGGCGAGAATCCTGCTCCGCAGGACCTGCCGGTAAAACAAGATGGTACCTACGCGAATACCAAGCTCTTCAACGCAACCTATTCGCTACAGCCCTATGGTGGCGCTTTCTGGCCTGTGGATCCAACAGCAGATTTTGTGCTGAACGGATCCGGAACGCAGGATTTTACGGTTAAACCCTACCTGAAGGTCACCAATGTAAAATGGGAAGTAAAGGCTGACAAAACACTGAGTGTTTCCTGTACCTTGGAGGCGCCACAGACACAGGGATTGCCGCAGGTCATCGAAGTTCGCCCATTCTTAAGTTTGACGCCCTATTGTGGAGCAGGTAGCCGTATCGATGGCTATTACAAGGACGAATTCCGCGTGCTGATCAATAAGAATTGGGACGAGATCGGCAATATGCAGACCGGAAAGGGCAATGAAACCTATACCATCAATGGTATGCCCTTAAAATCCGGGTATACCTATTTCTTCCGCATGGGGGCGAAAGTTCGGGATACCTTCGAAAAATTCAACTACTCGGAAGTGGTGACCATAAAAGTGCCATAA
- a CDS encoding glycoside hydrolase family 71/99-like protein — translation MNRLKFVGMLLGMGLLLGCSKGGTPSPEPPPTKEPPKEEPGRDDTGYDTSGLLYPKYEGLVMAGYQGWFNAVGDGADRGWYHYRGADQKFEPGITNVDFWPDMSEYTKKYKTAFQFPDGSDAYVFSSYDEETIDLHFKWMKDYGIDGVHMQRFLGEVKPTNPSGKQHFNKVLTSALKAAKKYGRAISIMYDLSGSAPEDFKYLEADWKELVETHKLYDKAQNPTYLWHNAKPLMTLWGVGFSDGRKYSIADVDKMVTNLKSGEKKVSIMLGVPYYWRTLDKDTENSTALHDLIKKVDIIMPWAVGRYSSGDFNPNQVRDDLAWATQQNVTYVPLAFPGFSWGNMHNDPTRYDQIPREGGTFMWKQIATLIKAGSKSLYIAMFDEIDEATAIFKSARANEVPLNGDRLKFIGIENHLPTDHYLWITGEAAKWIKGGSGYTDQLPVRVTSK, via the coding sequence ATGAATAGATTAAAATTTGTAGGGATGCTGTTGGGAATGGGTTTGCTATTGGGATGTTCAAAAGGAGGAACGCCAAGTCCCGAACCGCCGCCAACGAAAGAACCACCAAAAGAGGAGCCGGGAAGGGACGATACGGGCTACGACACGTCGGGCCTCTTATATCCCAAATATGAAGGCTTGGTAATGGCCGGATATCAAGGCTGGTTCAATGCCGTTGGTGACGGTGCGGATCGGGGATGGTACCATTATCGAGGTGCCGATCAGAAATTTGAACCGGGTATAACGAATGTCGATTTCTGGCCCGATATGAGTGAATATACCAAGAAGTATAAAACTGCGTTTCAGTTTCCCGATGGATCAGATGCCTACGTATTCAGTAGCTACGATGAAGAAACAATCGACCTCCACTTCAAATGGATGAAGGATTACGGTATCGACGGTGTACACATGCAGCGCTTCTTGGGCGAGGTAAAGCCAACCAATCCTTCGGGCAAGCAGCACTTCAACAAAGTTTTGACCAGCGCACTGAAAGCCGCCAAGAAATATGGACGCGCCATTTCCATTATGTATGACCTCAGCGGAAGTGCTCCGGAAGATTTCAAATACCTGGAAGCCGATTGGAAGGAATTGGTGGAAACACATAAACTGTATGATAAAGCCCAGAATCCGACCTACCTTTGGCATAACGCCAAGCCGTTAATGACCCTTTGGGGGGTTGGCTTTAGCGACGGAAGAAAATACAGCATTGCTGATGTAGATAAAATGGTGACCAACCTGAAGTCCGGAGAAAAGAAGGTGTCCATCATGTTGGGCGTACCGTATTATTGGCGGACCTTGGACAAGGATACGGAAAACAGTACAGCTTTGCATGACCTGATTAAGAAGGTGGATATCATCATGCCGTGGGCAGTAGGGCGCTACAGCTCCGGCGATTTTAACCCCAATCAAGTGCGAGACGATCTGGCTTGGGCGACCCAGCAAAATGTAACCTATGTGCCTTTGGCATTCCCGGGCTTTAGCTGGGGAAATATGCACAATGACCCGACCCGCTATGACCAGATCCCACGTGAGGGCGGAACCTTTATGTGGAAACAAATCGCGACGCTGATCAAAGCCGGGTCCAAATCCCTCTACATTGCGATGTTCGATGAAATCGATGAAGCAACGGCAATCTTCAAAAGCGCACGCGCAAATGAAGTACCTTTGAATGGAGACCGATTGAAATTTATAGGAATTGAAAACCACCTGCCTACCGACCATTACCTATGGATTACTGGGGAAGCAGCAAAATGGATAAAAGGCGGATCTGGCTATACAGATCAGTTGCCAGTAAGAGTAACTAGCAAATAA
- a CDS encoding AraC family transcriptional regulator — MKKINTFRPLAFKSIFINNHFDKEIFKFDVEHFFIHSFRDDKVELRLPLPIHRKTVTDLMFVTKGQSRRQIGLTQYDLQAGDLLLVPNSSISNTELMSEDIEGYYCHFSDDFLGSSIYLKKLLALSEHQRWNHFDGAALERVKTLFTTIYELYRTAHDAEFNQLLIGSYLKVLLAELYHSVRDRNPAVLKKGAKLVEAYQELIRLHYMRDWNVGEYAERLQVTPNHLNKTVKRYLHRSASDVLYEIKIQEAKVLLLQTNDSIAEIALQLGFDDSGYFGKFFKKHTGESPAVYRKRIDFY, encoded by the coding sequence ATGAAGAAAATCAACACTTTCCGTCCGTTGGCCTTTAAGAGCATCTTTATCAACAATCATTTTGATAAGGAGATCTTCAAGTTTGATGTGGAGCATTTTTTTATCCATTCATTCCGCGACGATAAGGTGGAGTTGCGTTTGCCACTTCCCATTCATCGAAAAACGGTTACCGATCTCATGTTCGTGACGAAAGGACAATCCCGCAGGCAGATCGGTCTCACGCAGTATGACCTGCAGGCCGGAGATCTCCTTCTGGTGCCGAATTCCTCCATCTCCAATACGGAATTGATGTCCGAGGATATCGAAGGATACTACTGCCATTTCAGCGATGACTTCTTGGGATCCTCCATTTATTTGAAGAAATTACTTGCCCTATCCGAACATCAACGGTGGAATCATTTCGATGGCGCGGCACTGGAAAGGGTCAAAACCCTGTTCACGACTATCTATGAGCTTTACCGAACTGCGCATGATGCCGAATTCAACCAATTGCTGATTGGCAGTTACCTCAAGGTACTGTTGGCGGAACTGTACCATTCCGTGCGCGACCGGAATCCGGCGGTCCTGAAAAAGGGAGCCAAACTCGTGGAAGCCTATCAAGAACTTATCCGTCTCCATTATATGCGGGATTGGAATGTTGGCGAGTATGCCGAGCGTTTGCAGGTGACACCGAACCACCTCAATAAAACCGTGAAGCGATATCTTCATCGTTCTGCCTCGGACGTTTTATATGAAATCAAAATACAGGAAGCCAAGGTTTTGCTCCTGCAAACGAATGACTCCATTGCTGAAATCGCACTGCAACTTGGCTTTGATGATAGTGGATATTTTGGAAAATTCTTCAAGAAGCATACAGGCGAGTCACCTGCCGTGTACCGTAAAAGGATTGATTTTTACTAA
- a CDS encoding helix-turn-helix transcriptional regulator produces the protein MRKLLLVLFIVCHTVMAQDLLKGTREVIKEIERFDLKNQDDKAIQLIENALKNPANTTDDLILLKSHLSGKYFEIDSLKLGSQLVDEVMELSKNTQSPVSKALAYRARAYMNSVLNLSDLVIKDSKEGLKLLEHVEGEDRMKYFLNYLIYAVYSGWNESDKMEEYINLCKRYAVQSGDPNLIANVHLGQASVYINRYRKEKQKADLDSNYKHLQAAYKLFQDHPEQVSSNTFVVVSVNLANNLLEFSTAPLEERRVQAYRYLDAAEVELKNNRARFSRWINIYGIRSEFAMKQGNLALAEQYLIEAVSRVQGRRDNSLLKLEYTVYKALVSLSEKKGDLQSALNYQKTAEKILSDNFNQQMIMSAQKLDIQYEIEKKDEQLKLLTETASLRQRQNYLYGGLAILAILGLAFMFRSYHFKLRYSIEREKKLAKDKEDAQRQAEMQMQLEKEEQARLKAEQDLLELKHQQLQKEALANSLIIEHKNDMLKQIKTKLQDGDPRDVQKLLREETMLNADFEDIKWQIQQLHPTFFQQLIEKATQKLTPLDLRYCAYIYLQMSTKQIAQVLHVEAQSVRMFKYRLKQKFGLPKESDLETFLQEVGV, from the coding sequence ATGAGAAAATTACTGCTGGTTTTATTTATTGTTTGCCATACGGTGATGGCGCAAGATCTGCTGAAGGGTACGCGTGAGGTGATCAAGGAAATTGAACGCTTTGATCTAAAGAATCAAGATGACAAAGCAATTCAACTGATTGAAAACGCCCTGAAGAATCCGGCAAACACCACCGATGACCTTATTCTGTTGAAAAGTCACCTAAGCGGCAAGTACTTTGAAATTGACAGCCTTAAACTGGGTAGTCAATTGGTCGATGAGGTAATGGAACTTTCCAAGAATACCCAGAGCCCAGTTTCTAAAGCATTGGCCTATCGGGCAAGAGCGTATATGAACAGTGTCCTGAACCTTTCAGACCTGGTGATAAAGGATTCCAAGGAGGGATTGAAACTGCTGGAGCATGTTGAGGGTGAGGATCGAATGAAGTATTTTCTGAACTACCTGATCTATGCCGTTTACAGTGGTTGGAACGAAAGCGATAAGATGGAGGAGTACATCAACTTATGCAAGCGCTATGCCGTGCAGTCCGGTGATCCCAACCTGATCGCGAATGTACATTTGGGTCAGGCGAGCGTGTACATAAACCGTTACCGGAAAGAAAAGCAAAAAGCGGATCTGGATAGTAATTACAAGCACCTGCAAGCAGCCTATAAACTCTTTCAGGATCATCCGGAACAGGTGAGCAGCAATACCTTCGTTGTGGTAAGTGTCAATTTAGCGAACAACCTATTGGAATTTTCAACGGCTCCCTTGGAGGAGCGCCGGGTACAGGCCTACCGGTACCTGGATGCGGCAGAGGTGGAGTTAAAGAACAATAGAGCCCGGTTCAGCCGCTGGATCAATATTTACGGCATCCGCAGTGAGTTTGCCATGAAGCAGGGCAACCTGGCATTAGCTGAACAGTACCTTATCGAAGCCGTAAGCAGGGTCCAGGGAAGGCGGGACAACAGCCTGCTGAAACTCGAATATACCGTCTATAAAGCATTGGTAAGCCTATCCGAGAAAAAGGGCGACCTGCAATCGGCCTTGAACTATCAGAAAACTGCAGAAAAGATCCTGAGCGATAACTTCAACCAGCAGATGATCATGAGTGCACAGAAGCTGGATATTCAATATGAAATTGAGAAGAAAGATGAGCAACTGAAACTCCTCACAGAAACAGCATCTTTAAGACAGCGCCAGAATTACTTATACGGTGGTTTGGCCATATTGGCGATCTTGGGCTTGGCCTTTATGTTCCGTTCCTATCATTTTAAATTGCGTTATTCCATCGAACGCGAGAAAAAGCTGGCCAAGGACAAAGAGGACGCCCAGCGACAAGCGGAAATGCAGATGCAATTAGAAAAAGAAGAACAGGCACGCCTCAAAGCCGAACAGGACTTACTGGAGTTGAAACACCAGCAACTCCAAAAGGAAGCCTTGGCGAACTCCCTGATTATCGAACATAAGAACGATATGCTCAAGCAGATCAAGACGAAATTACAGGATGGGGATCCGCGTGATGTGCAGAAGCTCCTACGCGAAGAAACCATGCTGAATGCGGATTTTGAGGATATCAAGTGGCAGATCCAACAATTGCATCCCACGTTCTTTCAGCAGCTGATCGAAAAGGCCACGCAGAAATTGACACCTTTGGATTTACGGTATTGTGCATATATCTATTTGCAGATGTCTACCAAGCAGATTGCCCAAGTACTGCATGTGGAAGCGCAGAGTGTACGGATGTTCAAGTATAGATTAAAGCAGAAATTTGGGTTACCCAAGGAGAGTGACTTGGAAACTTTCCTGCAGGAAGTAGGTGTGTAA